The Pongo abelii isolate AG06213 chromosome 19, NHGRI_mPonAbe1-v2.0_pri, whole genome shotgun sequence genome includes the window aaaacaaaaagaaattggaatgtcagaaaaataaaattcaaaagaattggTTACAATGTTTAGAATTTGAAAGAAATCTGGACGGTTTTGAAACTTGTGAAATGtaacatttgaaaaaaacaatttgaaattgGAGCAAAACAACAgttcaaaaaacatttaaaagttggcAAATTGATGACACCACTGAAACATCAGAAGCCTGTCGCAATTTCCAAAAGCCTGTCAGACACAGAAAACGCAAACATTCGAAGTGAATTAAAGaatttgacaattttttaaaacagggcCCAATATCTTGAAGTTTCAccacaaaattttgaaaaaaaaaatgcaaagaatttttttctttttttctttttttccaaaatggatctttttgttttttcttttcttgttgaatcTGCCCCAAGAGCTTCTtgctttttggttgtttttttctttctttctttcttctttcttgatcctgtttttgttgttggttttgaaTTCTTGTCGCCCCAGCCCCTCTTCCTGCTCCTTCCCTTTCTGACCCCTCCTCCCCTCACACTGGGAGAGGGGTGGGGTGAGGATGGGAGAACTGAGGACAGTTAGGACAGGACCTTGGAGGGAAGGAGATTCCGGCCTGAAAGTGCTGGGAGGTCACTTGAGATTCAGGAGCAAAGGAGAGGACAGGATTTGAGGAGAACCCAGCGAGGGTGCTTCCCACCTGGAAGCTCTGGCGGAAGCAGTCAGGAGCATGGGGGCTGCACAGGGGGTCTTAGGGATGGGAGGCAGGAAGCTGTCTGTGAGGTCAAGGAGAATGTCTTAGTGACCTGCAGGTTGACCTTCTGGCAGGAGGGATGTTTCTACCAGGATGAGGGAGGTGGGCAGAGACGCTGGGGACCAGCTGTGGAGGCCCAGGCCTGGCTTTGGTTTGCTGAGTGTCCAGGCTAGCAGGGAGGGCCTGTGGGCCAGGGGTGACCCCAGCCCTAGCACTGTGGCTGAATCATGGGGAGCTGCAGGGGAGGATACTGTAGCCTCGGGGACCCTGGCAAGCACTCTCAGACTCCCACCTCCTCTGGAATTAGTCACCCTTCAGTCCAATCTGGAGCAGCTCAAGGGCCTGATCACATTTGGCAGTGATCAGGGGATCCTCTGGGGGTATGGCGGGAAGGAGTCCAGTGCAGAACCCAGGGCTCAGGCCAGTTTGGGGGTGTCCAAAACTAAGCTGCACCCTGGCTTCATTAAGCaggctcttcctcctcctgccacaGTAATTAGGCTGGGGGTTGCCATGGTGACTGGGGAGGTGACCTAGAAAGGAATTAGGGCGGGGAGGAGACCAAGCCCCAGGGACCCTAGGCCTGGCACCCCTCACCCACAGACCAGGGACCCCAGGCCTGGCACCCCTCACCCACCGACCAGGGTACCATGTGGAGTGGAGGCCCAAGGCCTGAGTCGGAGGAGACGCCAGGACCCTCccagcagctccagctccagtTCTAGCCTCGGGAGCTTGCTCTTCCCAGGGACAGGAGGGAGATGTGCTGTGTGCGGGGGTGCTGGGGGTTCCCTGGATCCAGCAGATGCCCTAAGGAGGGCCActgcccacccccagcctctgtgGGGTTTCTTGGAAAGTCTGCATTGGAGAAGTGCTGCGGGGAAGGCTGGCAGAGGGTGGGGAGGGACCGTCTGCCAGGGCtagctggggagggaggaggggaatcCGGTCTTGCCCCCCAGGGATGGGAGTGACATGTCCCCTGAGCTCCAGGCCAGTCCTCAGCAGGCCTGGGAGCTGGGCGGTGCTGCTTCCGGTCTGACTGTGTCCTTGTCCCTGACCCCCTGGCCCACCTGCCCATCCCCTCCCCACACAGATATCCGTGACCCTGGGAAGAAGCCTGTGATGCTGTTTCTCCACGGCGGCTCCTACATGGAGGGGACCGGAAACATGTTCGATGGCTCAGTCCTGGCCGCCTACGGCAACGTCATTGTAGCCACGCTCAACTACCGTCTTGGGGTGCTCGGTGAGGGTGGGCAGCCAACTCTGGGGCTCGGGGGAGTCtgggaggtgggcctggtgggcAGGATTCCTCCACATCCAGTCGAATGGCTTCTGGGCTGGATTGAGCTGCCCAGAAAGGGTGCAGGGGCGCTGTGACACCTCCAGGGAGCCCTCTTCTTCTCTACTCCCAGGTTTTCTCAGCACCGGGGACCAGGCTGCAAAAGGCAACTATGGGCTCCTGGACCAGATCCAGGCCCTGCGCTGGCTCAGTGAAAACATCGCCCACTTTGGGGGCGACCCCGAGCGTATCACCATCTTTGGGTCCGGGGCAGGGGCCTCCTGCGTCAACCTTCTGATCCTCTCCCACCATTCAGAAGGTACCAGCAGTGTCCCAGCCTGTTCCACCCTTCCCAACCCTGCCAGCTCCCCCCTCTCCTTCAGGCCGGTACTCACAGCCTGGCCTGAGGTCTGCCTGTCCCGCCAGGGCTGTTCCAGAAGGCCATCGCCCAGAGTGGCACCGCCATTTCCAGCTGGTCTGTCAACTACCAGCCGCTCAAGTACACGCGGCTGCTGGCAGCCAAGGTGGGCTGTGACCGAGAGGACAGCGCTGAAGCTGTGGAGTGTCTGCGCCGGAAGCCCTCCCGGGAGCTGGTGGACCAGGACGTGCAGCCTGCCCGGTATGGGGTGGGAGAGGGCTAGGTCCAGGCCTTCACTATCCTTGCTGGTtccaaggaggctgaggtgagaggtgcCTGTGGGCATCCCATTTGGCAAGGAGAAATGGGCTTCAGGCCCCCAGTAAGTGGCCTCCTCTTGCAAGCCGTCCTTCAGTGGAGGTGCTCAGACAGAGCAGGTGAGCACAGGGTGCCGTGAAGTGCTTTGGGAAGACTTCCGGAGAGGCCAGATCTCCCAAAGGACCCACTGGAGGATTTCAAGTAGGGAAGAAGGGTCTTGCAGGTAGAGGGAGGCATCTGCGTGTGGGCTTAGCAGGCCACGGGCCGAGAGGAGGCCAGTGAGCAGGTGGTGAGACCCTGACCCCTTCTCCCCAGCTACCACATCGCCTTTGGGCCCGTAGTGGATGGCGATGTGGTCCCCGATGACCCTGAGATCCTCATGCAGCAGGGAGAATTCCTCAACTACGACATGCTCATAGGCGTCAACCAGGGAGAGGGCCTCAAGTTCGTGGAGGACTCTGCAGAGAGCGAGGACGGTGTGTCTGCCAGCGCCTTTGACTTCACTGTCTCCAACTTTGTGGACAACCTGTATGGCTACCCGGAAGGCAAGGATGTGCTTCGGGAGACCATCAAGTTTATGTACACAGACTGGGCCGACCGGGACAATGGCGAAATGCGCCGCAAAACCCTGCTGGCGCTCTTTACTGACCACCAATGGGTGGCACCAGCTGTGGCCACTGCCAAGCTGCACGCCGACTACCAGTCTCCCGTCTACTTTTACACCTTCTACCACCACTGCCAGGCGGAGGGCCGGCCTGAGTGGGCAGATGCGGCGCACGGGGATGAACTGCCCTATGTCTTTGGCGTGCCCATGGTGGGTGCCACCGACCTCTTCCCCTGCAACTTCTCCAAGAATGACGTCATGCTCAGTGCCGTGGTCATGACCTACTGGACCAACTTCGCCAAGACTGGGTGAGGGCCAGAGGGGCTGGGCGGGGCTGGGCGGGGCTGGGCGGGGCTG containing:
- the NLGN2 gene encoding neuroligin-2 isoform X3, which translates into the protein MLPVWFTDNLEAAATYVQNQSEDCLYLNLYVPTEDGPLTKKRDEATLNPPDTDIRDPGKKPVMLFLHGGSYMEGTGNMFDGSVLAAYGNVIVATLNYRLGVLGFLSTGDQAAKGNYGLLDQIQALRWLSENIAHFGGDPERITIFGSGAGASCVNLLILSHHSEGLFQKAIAQSGTAISSWSVNYQPLKYTRLLAAKVGCDREDSAEAVECLRRKPSRELVDQDVQPARYHIAFGPVVDGDVVPDDPEILMQQGEFLNYDMLIGVNQGEGLKFVEDSAESEDGVSASAFDFTVSNFVDNLYGYPEGKDVLRETIKFMYTDWADRDNGEMRRKTLLALFTDHQWVAPAVATAKLHADYQSPVYFYTFYHHCQAEGRPEWADAAHGDELPYVFGVPMVGATDLFPCNFSKNDVMLSAVVMTYWTNFAKTGDPNQPVPQDTKFIHTKPNRFEEVVWSKFNSKEKQYLHIGLKPRVRDNYRANKVAFWLELVPHLHNLHTELFTTTTRLPPYATRWPPRTPAGAPGTRRPPPPATLPPEPEPEPGPRAYDRFPGDSRDYSTELSVTVAVGASLLFLNILAFAALYYKRDRRQELRCRRLSPPGGSGSGVPGGGPLLPAAGRELPPEEELVSLQLKRGGGVGADPAEALRPACPPDYTLALRRAPDDVPLLAPGALTLLPSGLGPPPPPPPPSLHPFGPFPPPPPTATSHNNTLPHPHSTTRV
- the NLGN2 gene encoding neuroligin-2 isoform X4, whose amino-acid sequence is MLFLHGGSYMEGTGNMFDGSVLAAYGNVIVATLNYRLGVLGFLSTGDQAAKGNYGLLDQIQALRWLSENIAHFGGDPERITIFGSGAGASCVNLLILSHHSEGLFQKAIAQSGTAISSWSVNYQPLKYTRLLAAKVGCDREDSAEAVECLRRKPSRELVDQDVQPARYHIAFGPVVDGDVVPDDPEILMQQGEFLNYDMLIGVNQGEGLKFVEDSAESEDGVSASAFDFTVSNFVDNLYGYPEGKDVLRETIKFMYTDWADRDNGEMRRKTLLALFTDHQWVAPAVATAKLHADYQSPVYFYTFYHHCQAEGRPEWADAAHGDELPYVFGVPMVGATDLFPCNFSKNDVMLSAVVMTYWTNFAKTGDPNQPVPQDTKFIHTKPNRFEEVVWSKFNSKEKQYLHIGLKPRVRDNYRANKVAFWLELVPHLHNLHTELFTTTTRLPPYATRWPPRTPAGAPGTRRPPPPATLPPEPEPEPGPRAYDRFPGDSRDYSTELSVTVAVGASLLFLNILAFAALYYKRDRRQELRCRRLSPPGGSGSGVPGGGPLLPAAGRELPPEEELVSLQLKRGGGVGADPAEALRPACPPDYTLALRRAPDDVPLLAPGALTLLPSGLGPPPPPPPPSLHPFGPFPPPPPTATSHNNTLPHPHSTTRV